GGAATTGATCTCGTCGTCGAGAACCTTGGTAAGCAGGACGAGCTCATCGTTTTTGAGAACGCCTCCTCGTTCGATGAAGTCGCGGAGATCAAGTGCAATATCGGAGTAGGAAACGCTCTGGGCATTGATGACGTCTCTTTGCAGGGGTTGGAAGACGAGTCCGGCACAGACGACGTAGCGTGGCTTTTTGTCGTATTCCGCAGAGAGGATGCTATTGGCGACGGAAGGTTCGAGTTTGACGGAGACGGATTCCTTTTTACCCTTGCGGATGATGTCGATGTCGATGATGTCGTCCTTGAAGCAGCGTTCAATCAACTCGTTCATGCTGATGTTTTCACCGTCCAGGCGGATCATGCCGGAGCTGTCCACCTCGTAGCCGTCTACGTTCATGATGACATCTCCCGTCTGGAGGATGCCGTCGCTGGATGCTCCCTTGGCGACATTGCCGACAAGGACGCCTTTTTCATCGTCAGGCAGACCGAGGGCCTTGCGCATGGCCGGGTTGGAAATGGGGAACAGAGTGATGCCCAGGTCGGTGTATTCGTCGTATTGTCCGTCCTTGATATCCTGGAGGAAGCGTTTGATGACGGGGATGGGTATGACGTAGCCTGTACTGTTGGCGTTGGTGATGCCCTGGAAGGCGACGCCGATGACTTTGTTGCCCATCAGGACGGGGCCGCCGCTGTTGCCTGGGTTGATGGCGGCATCAATCTGGACGGCGAGGTGGTTGTTGACCCGGGGGTGGGAGTAGGGGATGAAGTCAATGCGGGAGACGACCCCGCGGGTGACCGAAAGGCGGCTGCCCCCGATCGGATAGCCGATGGCGCGGACTTCGTCTTCCAATTTCGGCAATTCCTTGCTGAGTTCCAGATAGGGGAGTTCCGCAAAGGGTGCAAAGTCTTTTTCAGCGACTTCCAGCAGCGCGAGATCGGAGTCGTGGGCGACGTATTTGACCCGGGCTGGAATTTTCCGGGAGGAACCGTATTGGGAAATATTGATGCGTTCGGCGTTACTGACAACGTGCGCATTGGTGAGGAAGGTC
This is a stretch of genomic DNA from Akkermansia sp. N21116. It encodes these proteins:
- a CDS encoding S1C family serine protease, producing the protein MNKILYRLLLPCILIGLSPAQDAIDAPSVSEYGVEKLMSGLIPTSGEQYKGIVKVEVDTLNPDYSMPWQPGDYRGGIGTAFLIGKRTFLTNAHVVSNAERINISQYGSSRKIPARVKYVAHDSDLALLEVAEKDFAPFAELPYLELSKELPKLEDEVRAIGYPIGGSRLSVTRGVVSRIDFIPYSHPRVNNHLAVQIDAAINPGNSGGPVLMGNKVIGVAFQGITNANSTGYVIPIPVIKRFLQDIKDGQYDEYTDLGITLFPISNPAMRKALGLPDDEKGVLVGNVAKGASSDGILQTGDVIMNVDGYEVDSSGMIRLDGENISMNELIERCFKDDIIDIDIIRKGKKESVSVKLEPSVANSILSAEYDKKPRYVVCAGLVFQPLQRDVINAQSVSYSDIALDLRDFIERGGVLKNDELVLLTKVLDDEINSQLPPIGSHPIVEKVNGVPVKSLAHLYSLLYPEHPPVDSPYITIELKGNTEGRPIILRRKDIPQANERIAREYNISKTACLDSNREPLTDSKGKDK